A stretch of the Streptomyces sp. NBC_01428 genome encodes the following:
- a CDS encoding SCO6880 family protein: protein MSTEAATHPTYGNWRRPRRPGLGPLGLVGTFGVFGGLIVTLLASLISLYAALVVLVPIVVFLVPLSIRTQDGRNVYQLITLRVGWWRRKAKGAHLYVSGPLSARPGGRFRPPGLLNKVTATEGRDAYDRPFGVLHHPVRNLYTIVLGCDPDGGSLIDPDQVDVWVALWGEWLARLSHEPGLRGASVIVETAPDPGTRLAHEVLPRIHPDAPPAARAVMEEVVERYPSASSEMHTYITLTYGVPPGQRRKKDDVITDLAIRIPGLLSGLVAAGGGAAYPLSAERIAEVVRVAYDPAVAADVLNARAQQGGTGLEWDDAGPAAAVETVNSYQHDSGVSRTWLLTLAPRGTIRSSVLRGMLEAAPGTRRKRVALVYRPIDPATSARIVEADRRSAQFMATSGKGMVQARAASEVRAAEQTAAEEASGAGLVEFSLMLTVTVDTMEELADASVTVRNLTAASRVLMRPADRMQAAAFSCTLPAGILPWEQTLIPHELQEAL, encoded by the coding sequence ATGTCCACGGAAGCCGCCACCCATCCGACCTACGGAAACTGGCGCAGGCCACGGCGACCGGGGCTCGGACCGCTCGGACTCGTCGGCACCTTCGGGGTGTTCGGCGGTCTCATCGTCACCCTGCTCGCGTCGCTGATCTCGCTGTACGCGGCGCTGGTCGTGCTCGTCCCGATCGTCGTCTTCCTGGTGCCGCTGTCCATCCGCACCCAGGACGGCCGCAATGTGTACCAGCTGATCACGCTGCGCGTCGGCTGGTGGCGCCGCAAGGCGAAGGGCGCGCACCTGTACGTCTCCGGTCCGCTGTCCGCCCGTCCCGGCGGCCGGTTCCGTCCGCCGGGCCTGCTCAACAAGGTCACCGCGACCGAGGGCCGGGACGCCTACGACCGCCCTTTCGGCGTCCTGCACCACCCGGTCCGCAACCTGTACACGATCGTCCTCGGCTGCGACCCGGACGGCGGTTCGCTCATCGACCCGGACCAGGTCGACGTCTGGGTCGCGCTGTGGGGCGAGTGGCTGGCCCGGCTGTCCCACGAACCCGGCCTGCGCGGCGCCTCCGTGATCGTGGAGACCGCCCCCGACCCGGGCACCCGCCTCGCCCACGAGGTACTCCCGCGCATCCACCCCGACGCCCCGCCGGCCGCCCGTGCCGTGATGGAGGAGGTCGTGGAGCGGTACCCGAGCGCGTCCTCGGAGATGCACACGTACATCACCCTGACCTACGGCGTCCCGCCGGGCCAGCGGCGCAAGAAGGACGACGTGATCACCGACCTCGCCATCCGCATCCCGGGTCTGCTCAGCGGACTCGTCGCGGCCGGCGGCGGTGCCGCGTACCCGCTGTCCGCGGAACGGATCGCCGAGGTCGTCCGGGTCGCCTACGACCCGGCGGTCGCCGCCGACGTCCTCAACGCCCGTGCCCAGCAGGGCGGAACGGGCCTGGAGTGGGACGACGCGGGTCCCGCCGCCGCCGTCGAGACCGTGAACAGCTACCAGCACGACTCCGGCGTCTCACGGACCTGGCTGCTGACCCTCGCGCCGCGCGGCACGATCCGCTCCTCGGTGCTGCGCGGCATGCTGGAGGCCGCCCCCGGCACCCGGCGCAAGCGGGTCGCCCTGGTCTACCGCCCCATCGACCCGGCCACCTCGGCCCGCATCGTGGAGGCGGACCGCCGCAGCGCCCAGTTCATGGCGACGTCCGGCAAGGGCATGGTCCAGGCCCGCGCGGCCTCCGAGGTGCGGGCGGCGGAGCAGACCGCGGCCGAGGAGGCGTCGGGCGCCGGGCTCGTGGAGTTCTCGCTGATGCTGACGGTCACCGTGGACACCATGGAGGAGCTGGCGGACGCGAGCGTGACCGTACGCAACCTGACCGCGGCGTCCCGCGTGCTGATGCGGCCCGCGGACCGGATGCAGGCGGCGGCGTTCAGCTGCACCCTGCCCGCCGGCATCCTCCCCTGGGAGCAGACCCTCATCCCGCACGAGCTGCAGGAGGCGCTGTGA
- a CDS encoding transglycosylase SLT domain-containing protein — protein sequence MSGEGGEGGASTAVRNGIIAGTGCGCLLSPLALAGTLVVVVILGGFGVLLAPLIALYLLFHGGGGDPPSEDTADQTLSIFQGDGKGQLDTSTVPEDLVDPIQNAGELCGAIGPIVIASQIEKESGFNKTLVGPNGEEGISQLPPEIFKQYGKDDDDNGKTSALDAEDSIMAQGRYLCELAKQGQQLIDDGVIQETGEDGTSNTSLDLALAAYDVGMDAVKAAKGVPQTNEAQGYVLAIRAQFAKYQGIGAPPSGATPGVTPDPDATTTGPAA from the coding sequence ATGAGTGGAGAAGGCGGAGAAGGCGGTGCGTCGACCGCCGTCCGGAACGGCATCATCGCGGGCACCGGTTGCGGCTGCCTGCTGTCGCCGCTCGCCCTGGCCGGCACGCTGGTCGTCGTCGTGATCCTGGGCGGGTTCGGCGTCCTGCTCGCCCCGCTCATCGCGCTCTACCTGCTGTTCCACGGCGGCGGCGGCGATCCCCCCAGCGAGGACACCGCGGACCAGACCCTGAGCATCTTCCAGGGCGACGGCAAGGGGCAGTTGGACACCTCGACGGTGCCCGAGGACCTGGTGGACCCGATCCAGAACGCCGGTGAACTGTGCGGCGCGATCGGCCCGATCGTCATCGCCTCGCAGATCGAGAAGGAGTCCGGCTTCAACAAGACCCTCGTCGGCCCGAACGGCGAGGAGGGCATCTCCCAGCTGCCGCCCGAGATCTTCAAGCAGTACGGCAAGGACGACGACGACAACGGCAAGACCTCCGCCCTGGACGCGGAGGACTCGATCATGGCGCAGGGCCGCTACCTGTGCGAGCTGGCCAAACAGGGCCAGCAGTTGATCGACGACGGCGTGATCCAGGAGACCGGCGAGGACGGGACGAGCAACACCTCGCTCGACCTCGCGCTGGCCGCGTACGACGTCGGGATGGACGCGGTCAAGGCGGCGAAGGGCGTTCCGCAGACCAACGAGGCCCAGGGCTATGTCCTCGCGATCCGCGCCCAGTTCGCGAAGTACCAGGGCATCGGCGCACCGCCCTCGGGCGCCACCCCCGGCGTCACCCCCGACCCGGACGCCACCACGACCGGCCCCGCCGCATGA
- a CDS encoding type IV secretory system conjugative DNA transfer family protein — translation MDRVSAPRGGGGGDLHDLLPWAIVAVAGTGMVMFTVAWSGGTLGAGLSGNGWDAPPFALSTISHLVSDGPGALWPAAPPAAVYAGMLGLLVLIAVPLALVVRLLMDRSARPKGLAGRRELAAMCPKGIESRARELRPGLKGRDQVHPDETGNLLGDLEPKGPELRSSYEDVELDLMAPRAGKSTGIAVPRVLRAQGAVLLTSNKADVYAVTRAERAKAGTVWTFDPQGIAHTPRALWWNILGECHTIEGARRMAGHFVASVNDDTAKKDFWISAAQNTLTALFLAAARGRAPLTELLAWLADPADRTPIDLLREVGLVAMAEQLQGTVRGAVETRDGIYETARQTVSCLLDPEILAWVTPDPDLPEFRPDRHVLGHDTLYLLSKDGGGSAAGVIAGLADATMRAGVVAAERMGGRLDPPLTAVLDEAANVCRISDLPDLYSHFGSRGINVVTLLQSYRQGARVWGEVGMDALWSAATIKLLGAGLDDADFVQKISTLVGQHDVKTPSISRSKDGTSRSYSYRQEAVLPPDRIRALPKGTALLLATGVRPALIRLRPWYKEPGAGAISAAAKAETAAITERAASRLLPGVTLHKPEPGRDAAPA, via the coding sequence GTGGACCGCGTGAGCGCTCCCCGCGGCGGAGGCGGCGGCGACCTGCACGACCTGCTTCCGTGGGCGATCGTCGCGGTCGCCGGCACCGGCATGGTGATGTTCACCGTCGCCTGGTCCGGCGGCACCCTCGGCGCCGGCCTGTCCGGCAACGGCTGGGACGCCCCGCCGTTCGCGCTGTCCACCATCTCCCACCTGGTCTCCGACGGACCCGGCGCCCTGTGGCCGGCCGCGCCGCCCGCCGCCGTCTACGCGGGCATGCTGGGCCTGCTGGTCCTCATCGCGGTCCCCCTCGCCCTGGTCGTCCGCCTCCTCATGGACCGGTCGGCACGGCCCAAGGGCCTGGCCGGACGGCGTGAACTCGCCGCCATGTGCCCCAAGGGCATCGAGTCCCGCGCCCGCGAGCTGCGCCCCGGGCTCAAGGGCCGCGACCAGGTGCACCCGGACGAGACGGGCAACCTCCTCGGCGACCTGGAACCCAAGGGCCCCGAGCTGCGCAGCAGTTACGAGGACGTCGAGCTCGACCTCATGGCGCCCCGCGCCGGCAAGTCCACCGGGATCGCGGTGCCCCGGGTGCTGCGCGCCCAGGGCGCGGTGCTGCTCACCTCCAACAAGGCCGACGTGTACGCCGTGACCCGCGCCGAGCGCGCGAAGGCGGGGACGGTCTGGACGTTCGACCCGCAGGGCATCGCGCACACCCCGCGCGCCCTGTGGTGGAACATCCTCGGCGAGTGCCACACCATCGAGGGCGCCCGCCGGATGGCCGGGCACTTCGTCGCCTCCGTCAACGACGACACGGCGAAGAAGGACTTCTGGATCTCGGCCGCCCAGAACACCCTGACCGCGCTGTTCCTCGCCGCCGCGCGCGGCCGGGCCCCGCTGACCGAGCTCCTCGCCTGGCTCGCCGACCCCGCCGACCGCACCCCGATCGACCTGCTGCGCGAGGTCGGACTCGTCGCGATGGCCGAGCAGTTGCAGGGAACGGTGCGGGGCGCGGTGGAGACCCGGGACGGCATCTACGAGACGGCGCGGCAGACCGTGTCCTGCCTCCTCGACCCGGAGATCCTCGCCTGGGTCACCCCGGACCCCGACCTCCCGGAGTTCCGGCCCGACCGGCACGTCCTCGGCCACGACACGCTCTACCTGCTGTCGAAGGACGGCGGCGGTTCGGCCGCCGGCGTCATCGCGGGGCTCGCGGACGCGACGATGCGGGCGGGCGTCGTGGCCGCCGAGCGCATGGGGGGCCGCCTCGACCCGCCGCTGACCGCCGTCCTCGACGAGGCGGCGAACGTGTGCCGCATCTCCGATCTGCCCGACCTGTACTCGCACTTCGGCTCCCGGGGCATCAACGTCGTTACGCTGCTCCAGAGTTACCGGCAGGGCGCCCGCGTGTGGGGCGAGGTCGGCATGGACGCCCTGTGGAGCGCGGCGACCATCAAACTGCTCGGCGCCGGCCTCGACGACGCCGACTTCGTCCAGAAGATCTCCACCCTGGTCGGCCAGCACGACGTGAAGACGCCGAGCATCTCGCGGAGCAAGGACGGCACGTCACGGTCGTACTCCTACCGCCAGGAGGCCGTCCTGCCGCCGGACCGGATCCGCGCCCTGCCGAAGGGCACGGCACTGCTCCTCGCCACCGGGGTCAGGCCGGCGCTGATCCGGCTCCGCCCCTGGTACAAGGAGCCCGGCGCCGGTGCCATCTCCGCCGCGGCGAAGGCGGAGACGGCGGCGATCACCGAACGCGCGGCGAGCCGTCTGCTGCCCGGCGTGACCCTGCACAAGCCGGAGCCCGGCCGGGACGCCGCGCCAGCGTGA
- a CDS encoding ATP/GTP-binding protein: protein MDPPTMWRATTVQACGMWPFAAGSGSPMTGVPLGQHLFTGATVCGDPLNWFTRARYISNPSLFMLGMPGLGKSTLVNRMLIGLAATGVVPLVLGDLKPDYADTVRALGGQVISIGRGRGGINVLDPGAMGAAAAKIGGEAGEVLKAEAHGRVLNMVAALVTIVRGRPMDDHEQSVLSAVLHHLRERTPQGRTVLLPDVLRVLTEGPPRVRAVTLDRGDDARYRDAVDPLHRSLLGILDGPLGDTFASETSTRIDPNAPAVCIDISGIGEADTQLTAAAMLAAWSDGLGTVAASHALADAGLAPRRWFFTVLDELWRPLRAASGIVDRIDALTRLNRSLGLGDAKITHTLKDAEALGTDADRAKARGFVERAGMVVCAGLPRTEMEDLGKVVGLSRREIELVSSWSSPPGWGVNGDNEEPPGRGRFLIKVGGRPGIPIKVAITDAERHLHNTNTRWTPNEDAVEQAAARAAQQVARAAQEGVLPGGPGTEAAGRWTA from the coding sequence ATGGACCCGCCCACCATGTGGCGCGCGACCACCGTGCAGGCCTGCGGCATGTGGCCCTTCGCCGCCGGTTCCGGCTCACCGATGACCGGAGTGCCGCTCGGGCAGCACCTGTTCACCGGCGCCACCGTGTGCGGCGACCCGCTGAACTGGTTCACCCGGGCCCGCTACATCTCCAACCCCTCCCTGTTCATGCTCGGCATGCCGGGTCTGGGCAAGTCCACGCTGGTCAACCGGATGCTGATCGGGCTCGCCGCCACCGGTGTCGTCCCGCTGGTCCTCGGCGACCTGAAGCCGGACTACGCCGACACCGTGCGCGCCCTCGGCGGCCAGGTCATCTCCATCGGACGCGGCCGGGGCGGCATCAACGTCCTGGACCCGGGGGCGATGGGCGCGGCCGCCGCGAAGATCGGCGGCGAGGCCGGCGAGGTGCTGAAGGCCGAGGCTCACGGCCGTGTCCTGAACATGGTCGCCGCGCTCGTCACCATCGTCCGCGGCCGGCCGATGGACGACCACGAGCAGTCCGTGCTCTCCGCCGTCCTGCACCACCTGCGCGAACGCACCCCGCAAGGCCGTACGGTGCTGCTGCCCGACGTGCTGCGGGTCCTCACCGAGGGTCCGCCCCGGGTCCGTGCCGTCACGCTCGACCGGGGCGACGACGCCCGCTACCGGGACGCCGTCGACCCGTTGCACCGCTCGCTGCTCGGCATCCTCGACGGCCCGCTCGGCGACACCTTCGCCTCCGAGACGTCCACCCGGATCGACCCGAACGCGCCCGCCGTGTGCATCGACATCTCCGGCATCGGCGAGGCCGACACCCAGCTGACCGCCGCCGCGATGCTCGCCGCCTGGTCCGACGGGCTCGGCACGGTCGCCGCCTCGCACGCCCTCGCGGACGCCGGACTGGCGCCCAGGCGCTGGTTCTTCACCGTCCTCGACGAACTGTGGCGCCCGCTGCGCGCGGCCTCCGGCATCGTCGACCGCATCGACGCGCTGACCCGCCTCAACCGCTCGCTCGGCCTCGGCGACGCGAAGATCACCCACACCCTCAAGGACGCCGAGGCCCTCGGCACCGACGCGGACCGCGCCAAGGCGCGCGGCTTCGTCGAACGCGCCGGGATGGTTGTGTGCGCGGGGCTCCCGCGGACCGAGATGGAGGACCTGGGCAAGGTCGTCGGTCTGTCCCGGCGCGAGATCGAACTCGTGTCGTCCTGGTCGTCGCCGCCCGGCTGGGGCGTGAACGGCGACAACGAGGAGCCGCCCGGCCGCGGCCGCTTCCTCATCAAGGTCGGCGGACGGCCCGGCATCCCCATCAAGGTCGCCATCACCGACGCGGAGCGCCACCTGCACAACACCAACACCCGCTGGACGCCCAACGAGGACGCCGTCGAGCAGGCGGCGGCACGCGCCGCGCAGCAGGTCGCCCGGGCCGCCCAGGAGGGTGTGCTGCCCGGCGGGCCCGGCACCGAGGCGGCGGGGAGGTGGACCGCGTGA